The following is a genomic window from Bacteroidota bacterium.
TTATATAAATATTCAGGGGCAAAATCGGCTTCACAATCCCATTCAATTGTCCATTTATTTTGCTTGAAGTTTTTAAAATATTCAATATCCTTCAATGGCTTAAATACTTTACCTTTAATGCTATTCTTTAAATCAACAATTCCTTGAATTCCATCATTAAACATTAGCATTATTTTATAATCACTAACATATTTTGCTTCTGTTATCCAAATTAAATCCATAATATCTTATTTTAAAGGTTTAATTTTCTTTGGAATGTCTTCATTTTGACATCTTTCCCAATTTGCAATTAATTCATCTTTATGAAGTTCTAACCATTCAAAAATTAATTTCAATGCTCTTTTAGGCATAAAGCC
Proteins encoded in this region:
- a CDS encoding DUF2442 domain-containing protein codes for the protein MDLIWITEAKYVSDYKIMLMFNDGIQGIVDLKNSIKGKVFKPLKDIEYFKNFKQNKWTIEWDCEADFAPEYLYKLATKEE
- a CDS encoding DUF4160 domain-containing protein — its product is MPEISRFYGIIIRMFFNEHNPPHFHAEYGEYKIIVDLNDEVVKGFMPKRALKLIFEWLELHKDELIANWERCQNEDIPKKIKPLK